A genomic stretch from Mastacembelus armatus chromosome 12, fMasArm1.2, whole genome shotgun sequence includes:
- the fer gene encoding tyrosine-protein kinase Fer isoform X1, protein MGFGRDLRNSHEGLLKLQDWELKLLETVKRFMTLRVKSDKEYAALLLSMTQQTEKQEAADYVSTVSKSWSQVIRQTEALGRVMRSHAEDLNSGPLHRLATLIRDKQQVKKGYQSLHQQLESHNHKVTRSDLEKLKATYRQLSRDANSAKEKYREALVKGREAERARERYDKATAKLHNLHNQYVLAVCGARTQQDEHRRCAAPALLDALQRMQEDMTLALKSILEEYCEISSLLTEEIVKVHQEISAAVQQIDPLAEYQHFIDAYRSPETPEATVEFDTSLLEETDNLPANEILWNTLTADSLQAMLSSATEELTLTQQNLRTKEVLADDLDTKIQTSQQSAERKSDCVLLLSQKLSLLELRHAVQSLRSSEARLASQKALLDAKMAAAAACPPPPPPSPALPYEDDSRSIGSTDKMKEKSSRFDTLRHSLAGMIRSPKAMLGSSTSQFFDVIPTSERPLAEQEWYHGAIPRTEAQELLRQQGDFLVRESHGKPGEYVLSVFSDEQRRHFIIQYADSQYRFEGTGFATIPQLIEHHFTTKQVITKKSGVVLLNPVIKDKKWILNHEDVVLGELLGKVTYFPHFVFNTFNVVLTVSLSASMSHHALLWAGSQGNFGEVFKGILQRDKTPVAVKTCKEDLPPELKIRFLSEARILKQYDHPNVVKLIGVCTQRQPIYIVMELVPGGDFLSFLRKKKDELKTKQLVRFAVDVAAGMAYLESKNCIHRDLAARNCLVGEGSVLKISDFGMSRQEDDGVYSSSGLKQIPIKWTAPEALNYGRYSSDSDVWSYGILLWETFSLGVCPYPGMTNQQAREQVEKGYRMACPQRCPEDVYKVMLRCWQYNPEDRPKFSELQRDLAAIKKK, encoded by the exons ATGGGGTTCGGTCGGGATCTGAGGAATTCCCACGAGGGATTACTGAAGCTGCAGGACTGGGAGTTAAAG CTGCTAGAGACGGTGAAGCGTTTCATGACTCTGCGGGTGAAGAGCGATAAAGAATACGCCGCGCTGCTGCTCAGCATGACTCAGCAAACGGAGAAACAGGAAGCTGCTGACTACGTCAGCACGGTTAGCAAG TCATGGTCTCAGGTGATTCGTCAGACAGAGGCGCTGGGCCGAGTCATGAGGAGTCACGCTGAAGATCTGAACTCCGGCCCTCTACACCGCCTGGCCACGCTAATCCGAGAtaagcagcaggtgaagaaGGGCTACCAGAGTCTTCATCAGCAGCTGGAGAGCCACAACCACAAG GTAACCAGGAGTGACTTGGAGAAGCTGAAGGCAACGTATCGCCAGTTGAGCCGTGATGCCAACAGCGCCaaagagaaatacagagaaGCTCTGGTCAAAG GTCGGGAGGCAGAGCGTGCCCGTGAGCGTTACGACAAAGCAACAGCGAAGCTCCACAACCTTCATAATCAGTATGTGTTGGCGGTGTGCGGCGCTCGAACACAGCAGGACGAGCACAGACGCTGTGCTGCACCCGCTCTGCTTGACGCCCTGCAGAGGATGCAGGAGGACATGACGCTTGCACT tAAAAGTATTCTGGAGGAGTACTGTGAGATCAGCAGTCTGCTGACAGAGGAGATTGTTAAGGTCCATCAGGAGATTTCAGCAGCTGTTCAGCAGATCGACCCGCTGGCCGAGTACCAGCACTTCATCGACGCCTACAG GTCTCCAGAGACTCCGGAGGCAACCGTGGAGTTTGATACATCCCTATTGGAGGAGACGGACAACCTGCCGGCCAATGAGATCCTGTGGAACACACTGACGGCCGACAGCCTGCAGGCCAT GTTGTCGTCTGCAACAGAGGAACTCACACTGACTCAGCAGAATCTACGGACGAAGGAGGTGTTGGCTGACGACCTCGACACTAAAATCCAGACAAGCCAGCAGAGCGCCGAAAGGAAGAGCGA CTGTGTCCTCCTGCTTAGCCAGAAACTCTCCCTCCTTGAGCTGCGTCATGCTGTGCAATCGTTGCGCAGCTCCGAGGCCCGCCTTGCTTCCCAGAAGGCACTGCTGGATGCTAAGATGGCTGCTGCCGCTGCCTGCCCTCCCCCACCGCCACCTTCTCCTGCACTGCCGTACGAGGATGACTCCCGTTCCATTGGATccact GATAAGATGAAGGAGAAGAGCTCTCGGTTCGACACTCTGCGTCACTCCCTGGCCGGTATGATTCGATCTCCTAAAGCCATGCTGGGCTCTTCCACCTCG CAGTTTTTTGATGTCATCCCGACATCAGAGCGCCCCCTGGCAGAGCAGGAGTGGTATCATGGTGCCATCCCACGCACAGAGGCTCAGGAGTTACTACGGCAACAGGGAGACTTCCTGGTGAGGGAGAGTCATGGTAAACCGGGCGAATATGTTCTGTCGGTGTTTTCTGACGAACAGAGACGACATTTCATCATCCAGTACGCCGAC AGTCAGTACCGTTTTGAAGGGACAGGCTTCGCCACCATCCCTCAGCTTATCGAACATCATTTCACCACCAAACAGGTCATCACCAAGAAGTCTGGAGTTGTGCTGCTCAACCCTGTCATCAAG GATAAGAAGTGGATTCTGAACCATGAGGATGTGGTCCTGGGGGAGCTGCTAGGAAAGGTGACctattttccacattttgtctttaacacatttaatgttgttctcactgtctctctctctgcctccatgTCTCATCATGCTCTGCTCTGGGCTGGTTCCCAGGGTAACTTTGGTGAGGTTTTTAAAGGGATACTACAGCGTGACAAAACGCCAGTCGCCGTCAAAACATGTAAAGAAGATTTACCTCCAGAGCTGAAAATCCGCTTCCTGTCTGAGGCCAG gATACTGAAGCAGTACGACCACCCAAACGTCGTGAAGCTAATTGGTGTTTGTACGCAACGACAGCCAATCTACATCGTCATGGAGCTAGTTCCTG GTGGAGACTTCTTGTCGTttctgaggaagaagaaggacgAGTTGAAGACGAAGCAGCTCGTTCGCTTTGCTGTTGACGTTGCTGCTGGCATGGCGTATCTGGAGAGTAAAAACTGCATCCACAG GGACCTGGCAGCAAGGAACTGTCTGGTGGGGGAGGGCAGTGTGTTAAAGATCAGTGATTTTGGGATGAGTCGTCAGGAGGATGATGGAGTTTATTCTTCATCCGGGCTCAAACAAATTCCCATCAAATGGACTGCACCTGAGGCCCTGAACTATG ggcGCTACAGCTCAGATAGTGATGTCTGGAGCTATGGGATCCTGCTGTGGGAAACTTTCAGTCTAGGGGTTTGTCCTTATCCTGGGATGACCAATCAGCAGGCCCGAGAACAGGTGGAAAAAG GTTACAGAATGGCATGTCCTCAGCGTTGCCCTGAAGACGTGTATAAAGTGATGCTGAGATGTTGGCAGTACAACCCCGAGGACCGACCCAAGTTCTCTGAGCTACAACGAGACCTTGCTGCCATTAAGAAAAAGTGA
- the fer gene encoding tyrosine-protein kinase Fer isoform X4, translated as MGFGRDLRNSHEGLLKLQDWELKLLETVKRFMTLRVKSDKEYAALLLSMTQQTEKQEAADYVSTVSKSWSQVIRQTEALGRVMRSHAEDLNSGPLHRLATLIRDKQQVKKGYQSLHQQLESHNHKVTRSDLEKLKATYRQLSRDANSAKEKYREALVKGREAERARERYDKATAKLHNLHNQYVLAVCGARTQQDEHRRCAAPALLDALQRMQEDMTLALKSILEEYCEISSLLTEEIVKVHQEISAAVQQIDPLAEYQHFIDAYRSPETPEATVEFDTSLLEETDNLPANEILWNTLTADSLQAMLSSATEELTLTQQNLRTKEVLADDLDTKIQTSQQSAERKSDCVLLLSQKLSLLELRHAVQSLRSSEARLASQKALLDAKMAAAAACPPPPPPSPALPYEDDSRSIGSTDKMKEKSSRFDTLRHSLAGMIRSPKAMLGSSTSFFDVIPTSERPLAEQEWYHGAIPRTEAQELLRQQGDFLVRESHGKPGEYVLSVFSDEQRRHFIIQYADSQYRFEGTGFATIPQLIEHHFTTKQVITKKSGVVLLNPVIKDKKWILNHEDVVLGELLGKGNFGEVFKGILQRDKTPVAVKTCKEDLPPELKIRFLSEARILKQYDHPNVVKLIGVCTQRQPIYIVMELVPGGDFLSFLRKKKDELKTKQLVRFAVDVAAGMAYLESKNCIHRDLAARNCLVGEGSVLKISDFGMSRQEDDGVYSSSGLKQIPIKWTAPEALNYGRYSSDSDVWSYGILLWETFSLGVCPYPGMTNQQAREQVEKGYRMACPQRCPEDVYKVMLRCWQYNPEDRPKFSELQRDLAAIKKK; from the exons ATGGGGTTCGGTCGGGATCTGAGGAATTCCCACGAGGGATTACTGAAGCTGCAGGACTGGGAGTTAAAG CTGCTAGAGACGGTGAAGCGTTTCATGACTCTGCGGGTGAAGAGCGATAAAGAATACGCCGCGCTGCTGCTCAGCATGACTCAGCAAACGGAGAAACAGGAAGCTGCTGACTACGTCAGCACGGTTAGCAAG TCATGGTCTCAGGTGATTCGTCAGACAGAGGCGCTGGGCCGAGTCATGAGGAGTCACGCTGAAGATCTGAACTCCGGCCCTCTACACCGCCTGGCCACGCTAATCCGAGAtaagcagcaggtgaagaaGGGCTACCAGAGTCTTCATCAGCAGCTGGAGAGCCACAACCACAAG GTAACCAGGAGTGACTTGGAGAAGCTGAAGGCAACGTATCGCCAGTTGAGCCGTGATGCCAACAGCGCCaaagagaaatacagagaaGCTCTGGTCAAAG GTCGGGAGGCAGAGCGTGCCCGTGAGCGTTACGACAAAGCAACAGCGAAGCTCCACAACCTTCATAATCAGTATGTGTTGGCGGTGTGCGGCGCTCGAACACAGCAGGACGAGCACAGACGCTGTGCTGCACCCGCTCTGCTTGACGCCCTGCAGAGGATGCAGGAGGACATGACGCTTGCACT tAAAAGTATTCTGGAGGAGTACTGTGAGATCAGCAGTCTGCTGACAGAGGAGATTGTTAAGGTCCATCAGGAGATTTCAGCAGCTGTTCAGCAGATCGACCCGCTGGCCGAGTACCAGCACTTCATCGACGCCTACAG GTCTCCAGAGACTCCGGAGGCAACCGTGGAGTTTGATACATCCCTATTGGAGGAGACGGACAACCTGCCGGCCAATGAGATCCTGTGGAACACACTGACGGCCGACAGCCTGCAGGCCAT GTTGTCGTCTGCAACAGAGGAACTCACACTGACTCAGCAGAATCTACGGACGAAGGAGGTGTTGGCTGACGACCTCGACACTAAAATCCAGACAAGCCAGCAGAGCGCCGAAAGGAAGAGCGA CTGTGTCCTCCTGCTTAGCCAGAAACTCTCCCTCCTTGAGCTGCGTCATGCTGTGCAATCGTTGCGCAGCTCCGAGGCCCGCCTTGCTTCCCAGAAGGCACTGCTGGATGCTAAGATGGCTGCTGCCGCTGCCTGCCCTCCCCCACCGCCACCTTCTCCTGCACTGCCGTACGAGGATGACTCCCGTTCCATTGGATccact GATAAGATGAAGGAGAAGAGCTCTCGGTTCGACACTCTGCGTCACTCCCTGGCCGGTATGATTCGATCTCCTAAAGCCATGCTGGGCTCTTCCACCTCG TTTTTTGATGTCATCCCGACATCAGAGCGCCCCCTGGCAGAGCAGGAGTGGTATCATGGTGCCATCCCACGCACAGAGGCTCAGGAGTTACTACGGCAACAGGGAGACTTCCTGGTGAGGGAGAGTCATGGTAAACCGGGCGAATATGTTCTGTCGGTGTTTTCTGACGAACAGAGACGACATTTCATCATCCAGTACGCCGAC AGTCAGTACCGTTTTGAAGGGACAGGCTTCGCCACCATCCCTCAGCTTATCGAACATCATTTCACCACCAAACAGGTCATCACCAAGAAGTCTGGAGTTGTGCTGCTCAACCCTGTCATCAAG GATAAGAAGTGGATTCTGAACCATGAGGATGTGGTCCTGGGGGAGCTGCTAGGAAAG GGTAACTTTGGTGAGGTTTTTAAAGGGATACTACAGCGTGACAAAACGCCAGTCGCCGTCAAAACATGTAAAGAAGATTTACCTCCAGAGCTGAAAATCCGCTTCCTGTCTGAGGCCAG gATACTGAAGCAGTACGACCACCCAAACGTCGTGAAGCTAATTGGTGTTTGTACGCAACGACAGCCAATCTACATCGTCATGGAGCTAGTTCCTG GTGGAGACTTCTTGTCGTttctgaggaagaagaaggacgAGTTGAAGACGAAGCAGCTCGTTCGCTTTGCTGTTGACGTTGCTGCTGGCATGGCGTATCTGGAGAGTAAAAACTGCATCCACAG GGACCTGGCAGCAAGGAACTGTCTGGTGGGGGAGGGCAGTGTGTTAAAGATCAGTGATTTTGGGATGAGTCGTCAGGAGGATGATGGAGTTTATTCTTCATCCGGGCTCAAACAAATTCCCATCAAATGGACTGCACCTGAGGCCCTGAACTATG ggcGCTACAGCTCAGATAGTGATGTCTGGAGCTATGGGATCCTGCTGTGGGAAACTTTCAGTCTAGGGGTTTGTCCTTATCCTGGGATGACCAATCAGCAGGCCCGAGAACAGGTGGAAAAAG GTTACAGAATGGCATGTCCTCAGCGTTGCCCTGAAGACGTGTATAAAGTGATGCTGAGATGTTGGCAGTACAACCCCGAGGACCGACCCAAGTTCTCTGAGCTACAACGAGACCTTGCTGCCATTAAGAAAAAGTGA
- the fer gene encoding tyrosine-protein kinase Fer isoform X3 gives MGFGRDLRNSHEGLLKLQDWELKLLETVKRFMTLRVKSDKEYAALLLSMTQQTEKQEAADYVSTVSKSWSQVIRQTEALGRVMRSHAEDLNSGPLHRLATLIRDKQQVKKGYQSLHQQLESHNHKVTRSDLEKLKATYRQLSRDANSAKEKYREALVKGREAERARERYDKATAKLHNLHNQYVLAVCGARTQQDEHRRCAAPALLDALQRMQEDMTLALKSILEEYCEISSLLTEEIVKVHQEISAAVQQIDPLAEYQHFIDAYRSPETPEATVEFDTSLLEETDNLPANEILWNTLTADSLQAMLSSATEELTLTQQNLRTKEVLADDLDTKIQTSQQSAERKSDCVLLLSQKLSLLELRHAVQSLRSSEARLASQKALLDAKMAAAAACPPPPPPSPALPYEDDSRSIGSTDKMKEKSSRFDTLRHSLAGMIRSPKAMLGSSTSQFFDVIPTSERPLAEQEWYHGAIPRTEAQELLRQQGDFLVRESHGKPGEYVLSVFSDEQRRHFIIQYADSQYRFEGTGFATIPQLIEHHFTTKQVITKKSGVVLLNPVIKDKKWILNHEDVVLGELLGKGNFGEVFKGILQRDKTPVAVKTCKEDLPPELKIRFLSEARILKQYDHPNVVKLIGVCTQRQPIYIVMELVPGGDFLSFLRKKKDELKTKQLVRFAVDVAAGMAYLESKNCIHRDLAARNCLVGEGSVLKISDFGMSRQEDDGVYSSSGLKQIPIKWTAPEALNYGRYSSDSDVWSYGILLWETFSLGVCPYPGMTNQQAREQVEKGYRMACPQRCPEDVYKVMLRCWQYNPEDRPKFSELQRDLAAIKKK, from the exons ATGGGGTTCGGTCGGGATCTGAGGAATTCCCACGAGGGATTACTGAAGCTGCAGGACTGGGAGTTAAAG CTGCTAGAGACGGTGAAGCGTTTCATGACTCTGCGGGTGAAGAGCGATAAAGAATACGCCGCGCTGCTGCTCAGCATGACTCAGCAAACGGAGAAACAGGAAGCTGCTGACTACGTCAGCACGGTTAGCAAG TCATGGTCTCAGGTGATTCGTCAGACAGAGGCGCTGGGCCGAGTCATGAGGAGTCACGCTGAAGATCTGAACTCCGGCCCTCTACACCGCCTGGCCACGCTAATCCGAGAtaagcagcaggtgaagaaGGGCTACCAGAGTCTTCATCAGCAGCTGGAGAGCCACAACCACAAG GTAACCAGGAGTGACTTGGAGAAGCTGAAGGCAACGTATCGCCAGTTGAGCCGTGATGCCAACAGCGCCaaagagaaatacagagaaGCTCTGGTCAAAG GTCGGGAGGCAGAGCGTGCCCGTGAGCGTTACGACAAAGCAACAGCGAAGCTCCACAACCTTCATAATCAGTATGTGTTGGCGGTGTGCGGCGCTCGAACACAGCAGGACGAGCACAGACGCTGTGCTGCACCCGCTCTGCTTGACGCCCTGCAGAGGATGCAGGAGGACATGACGCTTGCACT tAAAAGTATTCTGGAGGAGTACTGTGAGATCAGCAGTCTGCTGACAGAGGAGATTGTTAAGGTCCATCAGGAGATTTCAGCAGCTGTTCAGCAGATCGACCCGCTGGCCGAGTACCAGCACTTCATCGACGCCTACAG GTCTCCAGAGACTCCGGAGGCAACCGTGGAGTTTGATACATCCCTATTGGAGGAGACGGACAACCTGCCGGCCAATGAGATCCTGTGGAACACACTGACGGCCGACAGCCTGCAGGCCAT GTTGTCGTCTGCAACAGAGGAACTCACACTGACTCAGCAGAATCTACGGACGAAGGAGGTGTTGGCTGACGACCTCGACACTAAAATCCAGACAAGCCAGCAGAGCGCCGAAAGGAAGAGCGA CTGTGTCCTCCTGCTTAGCCAGAAACTCTCCCTCCTTGAGCTGCGTCATGCTGTGCAATCGTTGCGCAGCTCCGAGGCCCGCCTTGCTTCCCAGAAGGCACTGCTGGATGCTAAGATGGCTGCTGCCGCTGCCTGCCCTCCCCCACCGCCACCTTCTCCTGCACTGCCGTACGAGGATGACTCCCGTTCCATTGGATccact GATAAGATGAAGGAGAAGAGCTCTCGGTTCGACACTCTGCGTCACTCCCTGGCCGGTATGATTCGATCTCCTAAAGCCATGCTGGGCTCTTCCACCTCG CAGTTTTTTGATGTCATCCCGACATCAGAGCGCCCCCTGGCAGAGCAGGAGTGGTATCATGGTGCCATCCCACGCACAGAGGCTCAGGAGTTACTACGGCAACAGGGAGACTTCCTGGTGAGGGAGAGTCATGGTAAACCGGGCGAATATGTTCTGTCGGTGTTTTCTGACGAACAGAGACGACATTTCATCATCCAGTACGCCGAC AGTCAGTACCGTTTTGAAGGGACAGGCTTCGCCACCATCCCTCAGCTTATCGAACATCATTTCACCACCAAACAGGTCATCACCAAGAAGTCTGGAGTTGTGCTGCTCAACCCTGTCATCAAG GATAAGAAGTGGATTCTGAACCATGAGGATGTGGTCCTGGGGGAGCTGCTAGGAAAG GGTAACTTTGGTGAGGTTTTTAAAGGGATACTACAGCGTGACAAAACGCCAGTCGCCGTCAAAACATGTAAAGAAGATTTACCTCCAGAGCTGAAAATCCGCTTCCTGTCTGAGGCCAG gATACTGAAGCAGTACGACCACCCAAACGTCGTGAAGCTAATTGGTGTTTGTACGCAACGACAGCCAATCTACATCGTCATGGAGCTAGTTCCTG GTGGAGACTTCTTGTCGTttctgaggaagaagaaggacgAGTTGAAGACGAAGCAGCTCGTTCGCTTTGCTGTTGACGTTGCTGCTGGCATGGCGTATCTGGAGAGTAAAAACTGCATCCACAG GGACCTGGCAGCAAGGAACTGTCTGGTGGGGGAGGGCAGTGTGTTAAAGATCAGTGATTTTGGGATGAGTCGTCAGGAGGATGATGGAGTTTATTCTTCATCCGGGCTCAAACAAATTCCCATCAAATGGACTGCACCTGAGGCCCTGAACTATG ggcGCTACAGCTCAGATAGTGATGTCTGGAGCTATGGGATCCTGCTGTGGGAAACTTTCAGTCTAGGGGTTTGTCCTTATCCTGGGATGACCAATCAGCAGGCCCGAGAACAGGTGGAAAAAG GTTACAGAATGGCATGTCCTCAGCGTTGCCCTGAAGACGTGTATAAAGTGATGCTGAGATGTTGGCAGTACAACCCCGAGGACCGACCCAAGTTCTCTGAGCTACAACGAGACCTTGCTGCCATTAAGAAAAAGTGA
- the fer gene encoding tyrosine-protein kinase Fer isoform X2 — MGFGRDLRNSHEGLLKLQDWELKLLETVKRFMTLRVKSDKEYAALLLSMTQQTEKQEAADYVSTVSKSWSQVIRQTEALGRVMRSHAEDLNSGPLHRLATLIRDKQQVKKGYQSLHQQLESHNHKVTRSDLEKLKATYRQLSRDANSAKEKYREALVKGREAERARERYDKATAKLHNLHNQYVLAVCGARTQQDEHRRCAAPALLDALQRMQEDMTLALKSILEEYCEISSLLTEEIVKVHQEISAAVQQIDPLAEYQHFIDAYRSPETPEATVEFDTSLLEETDNLPANEILWNTLTADSLQAMLSSATEELTLTQQNLRTKEVLADDLDTKIQTSQQSAERKSDCVLLLSQKLSLLELRHAVQSLRSSEARLASQKALLDAKMAAAAACPPPPPPSPALPYEDDSRSIGSTDKMKEKSSRFDTLRHSLAGMIRSPKAMLGSSTSFFDVIPTSERPLAEQEWYHGAIPRTEAQELLRQQGDFLVRESHGKPGEYVLSVFSDEQRRHFIIQYADSQYRFEGTGFATIPQLIEHHFTTKQVITKKSGVVLLNPVIKDKKWILNHEDVVLGELLGKVTYFPHFVFNTFNVVLTVSLSASMSHHALLWAGSQGNFGEVFKGILQRDKTPVAVKTCKEDLPPELKIRFLSEARILKQYDHPNVVKLIGVCTQRQPIYIVMELVPGGDFLSFLRKKKDELKTKQLVRFAVDVAAGMAYLESKNCIHRDLAARNCLVGEGSVLKISDFGMSRQEDDGVYSSSGLKQIPIKWTAPEALNYGRYSSDSDVWSYGILLWETFSLGVCPYPGMTNQQAREQVEKGYRMACPQRCPEDVYKVMLRCWQYNPEDRPKFSELQRDLAAIKKK, encoded by the exons ATGGGGTTCGGTCGGGATCTGAGGAATTCCCACGAGGGATTACTGAAGCTGCAGGACTGGGAGTTAAAG CTGCTAGAGACGGTGAAGCGTTTCATGACTCTGCGGGTGAAGAGCGATAAAGAATACGCCGCGCTGCTGCTCAGCATGACTCAGCAAACGGAGAAACAGGAAGCTGCTGACTACGTCAGCACGGTTAGCAAG TCATGGTCTCAGGTGATTCGTCAGACAGAGGCGCTGGGCCGAGTCATGAGGAGTCACGCTGAAGATCTGAACTCCGGCCCTCTACACCGCCTGGCCACGCTAATCCGAGAtaagcagcaggtgaagaaGGGCTACCAGAGTCTTCATCAGCAGCTGGAGAGCCACAACCACAAG GTAACCAGGAGTGACTTGGAGAAGCTGAAGGCAACGTATCGCCAGTTGAGCCGTGATGCCAACAGCGCCaaagagaaatacagagaaGCTCTGGTCAAAG GTCGGGAGGCAGAGCGTGCCCGTGAGCGTTACGACAAAGCAACAGCGAAGCTCCACAACCTTCATAATCAGTATGTGTTGGCGGTGTGCGGCGCTCGAACACAGCAGGACGAGCACAGACGCTGTGCTGCACCCGCTCTGCTTGACGCCCTGCAGAGGATGCAGGAGGACATGACGCTTGCACT tAAAAGTATTCTGGAGGAGTACTGTGAGATCAGCAGTCTGCTGACAGAGGAGATTGTTAAGGTCCATCAGGAGATTTCAGCAGCTGTTCAGCAGATCGACCCGCTGGCCGAGTACCAGCACTTCATCGACGCCTACAG GTCTCCAGAGACTCCGGAGGCAACCGTGGAGTTTGATACATCCCTATTGGAGGAGACGGACAACCTGCCGGCCAATGAGATCCTGTGGAACACACTGACGGCCGACAGCCTGCAGGCCAT GTTGTCGTCTGCAACAGAGGAACTCACACTGACTCAGCAGAATCTACGGACGAAGGAGGTGTTGGCTGACGACCTCGACACTAAAATCCAGACAAGCCAGCAGAGCGCCGAAAGGAAGAGCGA CTGTGTCCTCCTGCTTAGCCAGAAACTCTCCCTCCTTGAGCTGCGTCATGCTGTGCAATCGTTGCGCAGCTCCGAGGCCCGCCTTGCTTCCCAGAAGGCACTGCTGGATGCTAAGATGGCTGCTGCCGCTGCCTGCCCTCCCCCACCGCCACCTTCTCCTGCACTGCCGTACGAGGATGACTCCCGTTCCATTGGATccact GATAAGATGAAGGAGAAGAGCTCTCGGTTCGACACTCTGCGTCACTCCCTGGCCGGTATGATTCGATCTCCTAAAGCCATGCTGGGCTCTTCCACCTCG TTTTTTGATGTCATCCCGACATCAGAGCGCCCCCTGGCAGAGCAGGAGTGGTATCATGGTGCCATCCCACGCACAGAGGCTCAGGAGTTACTACGGCAACAGGGAGACTTCCTGGTGAGGGAGAGTCATGGTAAACCGGGCGAATATGTTCTGTCGGTGTTTTCTGACGAACAGAGACGACATTTCATCATCCAGTACGCCGAC AGTCAGTACCGTTTTGAAGGGACAGGCTTCGCCACCATCCCTCAGCTTATCGAACATCATTTCACCACCAAACAGGTCATCACCAAGAAGTCTGGAGTTGTGCTGCTCAACCCTGTCATCAAG GATAAGAAGTGGATTCTGAACCATGAGGATGTGGTCCTGGGGGAGCTGCTAGGAAAGGTGACctattttccacattttgtctttaacacatttaatgttgttctcactgtctctctctctgcctccatgTCTCATCATGCTCTGCTCTGGGCTGGTTCCCAGGGTAACTTTGGTGAGGTTTTTAAAGGGATACTACAGCGTGACAAAACGCCAGTCGCCGTCAAAACATGTAAAGAAGATTTACCTCCAGAGCTGAAAATCCGCTTCCTGTCTGAGGCCAG gATACTGAAGCAGTACGACCACCCAAACGTCGTGAAGCTAATTGGTGTTTGTACGCAACGACAGCCAATCTACATCGTCATGGAGCTAGTTCCTG GTGGAGACTTCTTGTCGTttctgaggaagaagaaggacgAGTTGAAGACGAAGCAGCTCGTTCGCTTTGCTGTTGACGTTGCTGCTGGCATGGCGTATCTGGAGAGTAAAAACTGCATCCACAG GGACCTGGCAGCAAGGAACTGTCTGGTGGGGGAGGGCAGTGTGTTAAAGATCAGTGATTTTGGGATGAGTCGTCAGGAGGATGATGGAGTTTATTCTTCATCCGGGCTCAAACAAATTCCCATCAAATGGACTGCACCTGAGGCCCTGAACTATG ggcGCTACAGCTCAGATAGTGATGTCTGGAGCTATGGGATCCTGCTGTGGGAAACTTTCAGTCTAGGGGTTTGTCCTTATCCTGGGATGACCAATCAGCAGGCCCGAGAACAGGTGGAAAAAG GTTACAGAATGGCATGTCCTCAGCGTTGCCCTGAAGACGTGTATAAAGTGATGCTGAGATGTTGGCAGTACAACCCCGAGGACCGACCCAAGTTCTCTGAGCTACAACGAGACCTTGCTGCCATTAAGAAAAAGTGA
- the cdc26 gene encoding anaphase-promoting complex subunit CDC26 gives MLRRKPTRLELKIDDTEEFESVKKELETRKRQREEAESGGGGASVINVDINGGGASASASSSMAASRAELINERIGYKPHPKPATLPTLFGSLQF, from the exons ATGTTAAGGAGAAAACCGACTCGTCTGGAGCTGAAGATCGACGACACTGAAGAATTTGAGAGCGTCAAGAAGGAGCTTGAG aCCAGGAAGCGTCAGCGGGAGGAGGCGGAGTCAGGAGGAGGCGGAGCTTCTGTCATCAATGTCGACATTAATGGAGGCGGAGCCTCGGCCTCAGCATCGTCCTCTATGGCGGCGTCGAGGGCGGAGCTAATCAATGAAAGAATTGGGTACAAGCCACACCCCAAACCCGCTACGCTGCCGACATTGTTTGGAAGTTTacaattttaa